A stretch of Aedes aegypti strain LVP_AGWG chromosome 2, AaegL5.0 Primary Assembly, whole genome shotgun sequence DNA encodes these proteins:
- the LOC110675255 gene encoding embryonic polarity protein dorsal-like — translation MTSSETRRSYPTVEIIGFQGRAKIVVHCVTTGTPPAHHPHKLVGQNCQDGVCVGYIGPKNDMRFSLSNIGIQCVRRQDVDEELKARFNNYSNPFIAFSDDPSLINVNSLCLCFQAFLETEPNQFDYILPPAISHVIFDKKSKPDLKICHLSDSEAPASGGKKIILLCEKVDKNDIAVRFFKNTSPHSTWEAYGSFSSQDVHKQVALVFMTPAYYDLTITKPVQVYVQLQQPSNSLLSKPIKFTFHPVHNARSADSPSQPQKGLPSFQCLRHQMKISQPNNSFDVNGDPNKSFEAQQDETNNQLDNNQSTVNHSDQHKFTISMQNFYIQWKPNDFSGWENYSDDNSYSDSVSADYSEVDTAENYNIDDLLLCLSSVPKCSRVSLEEKSSRGEISTTEIEQQELHFDQHRAESSASWVSSDSLTML, via the exons ATGACTTCTTCGGAAACTCGACGAAGCTATCCCACAGTGGAAATCATCGGTTTTCAAGGACGTGCCAAAATCGTGGTGCACTGCGTCACAACTGGGACGCCTCCTGCCCATCATCCCCACAAACTGGTCGGCCAGAACTGTCAGGATGGAGTATGTGTGGGCTACATTGGACCAAAAAATGACATGCGATTCTCTTTGAGCAACATTGGAATTCAATGCGTACGGAGGCAAGATGTCGACGAAGAACTCAAGGCAAGGTTCAACAATTACTCCAATCCATTTATAG CTTTCTCCGATGATCCTTCCTTGATCAACGTAAATTCGCTGTGCTTATGCTTTCAAGCATTTCTGGAAACCGAACCAAATCAATTCGACTACATCCTACCGCCGGCAATATCCCACGTGATTttcgacaaaaaatcaaaaccgGACCTGAAGATATGCCACTTGAGTGATTCGGAAGCGCCAGCAAGTGGTGGAAAAAAGATCATTCTCCTGTGCGAAAAAGTTGACAAAAATGACATTGCGGTACGGTTTTTCAAGAATACGTCGCCTCACTCAACGTGGGAAGCATATGGATCATTTAGCTCACAGGACGTTCACAAGCAGGTTGCCTTAGTATTCATGACACCTGCGTACTACGATTTGACGATAACCAAACCTGTGCAG GTATATGTACAACTTCAACAGCCGTCGAACTCGTTGCTCAGCAAACCAATTAAGTTTACATTTCATCCTGTTCATAATG CACGTTCTGCTGATTCTCCATCACAGCCGCAAAAAGGGTTGCCATCTTTCCAATGCCTACGACACCAGATGAAAATATCACAGCCAAACAACTCCTTCGACGTGAATGGGGATCCAAACAAATCGTTCGAAGCACAGCAAGATGAAACGAACAATCAGCTTGATAATAATCAATCAACTGTAAATCACTCTGATCAACACAAATTCACCATTTCAATGCAAAACTTCTATATTCAGTGGAAGCCGAACGATTTCTCTGGCTGGGAAAATTACAGCGATGACAATTCTTACAGTGATAGTGTCAGTGCCGATTACAGTGAAGTTGACACAGCCGAGAATTACAATATCGATGATTTGCTACTGTGTTTGAGCTCAGTGCCGAAATGCAGTAGAGTATCATTGGAGGAGAAATCATCGAGAGGCGAAATTTCAACGACAGAAATTGAACAACAGGAACTACATTTTGATCAGCACAGAGCAGAAAGTAGCGCATCTTGGGTTTCATCGGATAGTTTGACAATGCTGTAG